From the Pseudarthrobacter sp. MM222 genome, one window contains:
- a CDS encoding LCP family protein: protein MAALLVLAVAGAAYLLSRPRAETSAPAETAVPPAAAPETSSAPSPTPTPTPTPEPPPVALNILLVGSDSRVNARADAASGALSDQRGDVLVFIHLPADRQSVYGISIMRDLWVDIPGYGPAKANAGLELGGLPLQTQTVAALLGQRIDQTLMLDFEGFSALTDALGGVEVDVKLPFSSTVDTPYHFPAGLNRLNGAQALSFVRERHAFVDGDYQRVRNQQTFLKAALAKLLNEGGLADRDTVRQLVQTVLPHVTLSPGFSLESLENLVYSLRSITPGRGVFFTLPTAGTGTSRDGQSIVLQDPAATAAVSAALAGQTLAEYVAANNLQNGN from the coding sequence GTGGCCGCCTTGCTGGTCCTCGCCGTCGCGGGCGCGGCATACCTCCTGAGCCGGCCAAGGGCCGAGACTTCGGCCCCCGCAGAGACCGCCGTCCCCCCTGCCGCCGCCCCGGAGACCTCATCGGCCCCGAGCCCCACGCCGACGCCGACGCCGACGCCGGAGCCTCCGCCCGTCGCCCTGAACATTCTGCTCGTGGGCAGCGACAGCCGGGTGAACGCCCGTGCCGACGCCGCCTCGGGCGCCCTCTCCGACCAGCGCGGCGACGTTCTCGTGTTCATCCACCTCCCCGCTGACCGGCAGAGCGTCTACGGCATTTCCATCATGCGGGACCTGTGGGTGGACATCCCCGGGTACGGTCCCGCAAAAGCCAACGCCGGCCTCGAACTGGGTGGCTTGCCGCTTCAGACACAGACCGTGGCGGCGTTGCTGGGCCAGCGTATCGACCAAACCTTGATGCTGGACTTCGAGGGCTTCAGCGCCCTGACGGATGCCCTCGGCGGCGTTGAGGTCGACGTCAAGCTGCCGTTCTCGTCCACGGTGGACACCCCGTATCATTTTCCGGCCGGCCTGAACAGGCTTAACGGTGCCCAGGCGCTCTCCTTTGTCCGGGAGCGGCACGCCTTCGTCGACGGTGACTACCAGCGGGTCCGCAACCAGCAGACCTTCCTGAAAGCCGCGCTCGCGAAGCTGCTGAACGAGGGCGGGTTGGCGGACCGCGACACCGTCCGCCAACTGGTCCAGACCGTACTGCCACACGTCACGCTGAGCCCAGGCTTCAGCCTGGAGTCGCTGGAAAACCTTGTCTACAGCCTCCGCAGCATCACACCCGGGCGCGGCGTGTTCTTCACACTTCCGACGGCGGGAACAGGCACCAGCCGGGACGGTCAGTCGATCGTGCTGCAGGACCCGGCCGCGACCGCGGCGGTGTCCGCCGCGTTGGCCGGGCAGACGCTGGCCGAGTATGTGGCCGCCAACAATCTGCAGAACGGCAACTGA
- a CDS encoding S9 family peptidase, which produces MTHTPSQPAAHLDEVQPPVARKVPSLRTHHGDSFEDNYEWLRDKESPEVVDLLKAENAYQEAVTAHQEPLREAIFQEIKGRTQETDLSVPYRKDGWWYYTRSVEGKEYGIQCRVQAQDTGDRVEDWTPPAVEAGVDIPGEEVLLDGNVEAEGKPFFSVGGAAVTIDGTLYAYAADYAGDERFTLRFKDLRTGALLPDVIENVFYGIAFSPDGTRIYYTVVDDSWRPYQVKSHVLGTPVTDDEVIYQEDDVAMWLGFELSSDRRHLVLSIGCSEFSETRLLRFDALDAGLSTVISRGERILYEAEPFLLENASGSAEERILLTHNRDAINSMISLVDPAELARPLAEQRWTTVVEHSDDVRVNGAGVTSTHVVVSVRKDTIERVQVLALAGLGTPEQAAPVEPAFEEELYTAEVAGSDYEAPVIRMGYTSYFTPSRIYDFVLPTPGLPDGELLLRKENPVLGGYTPGDYVAEREWAVAADGTRIPLSVLRHASVKQDATAAGLVYGYGSYELSMDPGFAIPRISLLDRGVVFVIAHVRGGGELGRHWYEKGKKLHKKNTFTDFIAATDWLAQSGWVDPARVAAMGGSAGGLLMGAVANLAPEKYAAIVAAVPFVDALTTILDPELPLSALEWEEWGNPITDPSVYAYMKSYTPYENVRGVAYPKIAAVTSFNDTRVLYVEPAKWVQRLRESTTGRNPIVMKIEMEGGHGGASGRYVHWRERAWDYAFVADSLGATELLPGAGLK; this is translated from the coding sequence ATGACCCACACTCCTTCGCAGCCCGCTGCGCACCTTGACGAAGTGCAGCCTCCCGTCGCCAGGAAGGTTCCCTCCCTCCGCACCCACCACGGCGACTCGTTCGAGGACAACTACGAGTGGCTGCGCGACAAGGAGTCCCCGGAGGTCGTGGACCTGCTCAAGGCAGAAAACGCCTACCAGGAGGCGGTGACCGCCCACCAGGAGCCGCTGCGTGAGGCCATCTTCCAGGAGATCAAGGGCCGCACCCAGGAAACCGATCTCTCCGTGCCGTACCGCAAGGACGGCTGGTGGTATTACACCCGCTCGGTCGAAGGGAAGGAATACGGCATCCAGTGCCGCGTGCAGGCCCAGGACACCGGAGACCGTGTCGAGGACTGGACTCCCCCTGCCGTGGAGGCCGGCGTCGACATCCCCGGGGAAGAAGTCCTGCTGGACGGCAACGTGGAGGCGGAGGGAAAGCCCTTCTTCTCGGTGGGCGGGGCCGCCGTGACCATCGACGGGACGCTGTACGCCTACGCCGCGGATTACGCCGGCGACGAGCGCTTCACGCTGCGCTTCAAGGATCTCCGGACCGGCGCGCTGCTCCCCGATGTGATCGAGAATGTCTTCTACGGCATCGCCTTCTCCCCGGACGGCACGCGGATCTATTACACCGTGGTCGACGACTCGTGGCGGCCGTACCAAGTGAAGTCCCATGTGCTGGGCACGCCCGTCACCGACGACGAGGTCATCTACCAGGAGGACGACGTCGCCATGTGGCTCGGCTTCGAGCTCTCCTCGGACCGGCGCCACCTCGTGCTGAGCATCGGATGCTCGGAGTTCAGCGAAACCAGGCTGCTGCGCTTTGACGCGCTCGACGCCGGGCTCAGCACCGTGATTTCCCGCGGCGAACGCATCCTGTACGAGGCGGAGCCGTTCCTGCTGGAGAATGCTTCCGGGTCCGCGGAGGAGCGGATCCTCCTCACCCACAACCGGGATGCGATCAACTCCATGATCTCCCTGGTGGACCCGGCGGAACTCGCCAGGCCGCTCGCCGAGCAGCGTTGGACCACCGTCGTCGAGCATTCCGACGACGTCCGCGTCAACGGTGCCGGCGTCACCTCGACGCATGTCGTTGTCTCCGTCCGCAAGGACACGATCGAGCGGGTGCAGGTCCTTGCACTGGCAGGGCTCGGCACACCGGAGCAGGCCGCGCCGGTGGAGCCCGCCTTCGAGGAGGAGCTCTACACGGCGGAGGTCGCCGGTTCCGACTACGAGGCTCCCGTCATCCGGATGGGCTACACCTCCTACTTCACCCCGTCGCGGATCTACGACTTCGTGCTTCCGACGCCGGGGTTGCCCGACGGCGAGCTGCTCCTGCGCAAGGAAAACCCGGTGCTGGGCGGCTACACGCCCGGTGACTACGTCGCCGAGCGGGAGTGGGCCGTGGCCGCGGACGGCACCCGGATCCCCCTCTCCGTACTCCGACACGCCTCCGTGAAACAGGACGCGACGGCGGCCGGCCTCGTTTACGGCTACGGATCCTACGAGTTGAGCATGGACCCGGGCTTCGCGATCCCCCGGATCTCGCTGCTGGACCGCGGGGTGGTGTTTGTGATCGCCCATGTCCGTGGTGGCGGCGAGCTCGGCCGGCACTGGTACGAGAAGGGAAAGAAGCTGCACAAGAAGAACACCTTCACGGACTTCATCGCGGCAACCGACTGGCTCGCGCAGTCCGGCTGGGTGGACCCGGCACGGGTCGCGGCCATGGGCGGCTCCGCCGGCGGCCTGCTGATGGGCGCCGTCGCCAACCTCGCCCCGGAAAAGTACGCCGCAATAGTCGCCGCCGTGCCGTTCGTGGACGCCCTGACCACCATTTTGGACCCGGAGCTCCCGCTCTCCGCGCTCGAATGGGAGGAATGGGGAAACCCGATCACAGACCCGTCGGTGTACGCCTACATGAAGTCGTACACCCCGTACGAGAACGTCCGAGGCGTGGCGTACCCCAAGATCGCCGCCGTCACGAGCTTCAACGACACCCGGGTCCTTTACGTGGAGCCGGCCAAGTGGGTGCAGCGGCTGCGCGAATCGACCACGGGCCGCAATCCCATCGTGATGAAGATCGAGATGGAAGGCGGCCACGGCGGCGCTTCAGGCCGGTACGTGCACTGGCGTGAGCGGGCCTGGGACTACGCCTTCGTCGCCGATTCCCTGGGCGCCACCGAACTGCTGCCGGGAGCGGGGCTGAAGTAG
- a CDS encoding DUF2945 domain-containing protein translates to MSLSKGTPVEWNTPQGPTHGKIVEKKVSDFELDGRKHRASEDEPQYVVESAKTGARAAHKASALTEKK, encoded by the coding sequence ATGTCGCTGAGCAAGGGAACACCCGTGGAATGGAACACGCCCCAAGGCCCCACCCACGGCAAGATCGTGGAGAAAAAAGTCAGTGATTTCGAGCTGGACGGACGTAAACACCGGGCCAGTGAGGACGAGCCGCAGTATGTGGTGGAGTCCGCCAAAACCGGTGCCAGGGCTGCGCACAAGGCTTCTGCCCTGACTGAAAAGAAGTAA